The nucleotide window GTCCGGTCGAGACGAGCATGTTTCTCAAACGAGTAAACCGGAATCTCTGCACGCTTGCTACATTGACAGATACAATGAGCCCACTTTCACTTTTACTTTCTCCTCACTCAACATTGAGAGTGAAAAACTTACCCAGCCTTGAGGTCCTGCAACCGATCTACCAGGACATCAAAATCCAGTGCCTAGACATTTTCACACTGTTTTAGGATATATCTTCAAGACTACAGCTCATGAAAGACTTACCTCGGGCGAATCAAAATCATACTCATTCATAAACGCCTTCCTGCTCGACTCGGCATCCAAACTCTTGTAGAACGAGTCGATGGACAAAATCACCACCCACGGCAGGTTCAGCTTCTTCACAATCGCCTGCGACAGCGTCGACTTGCCCGACCCCGAACTACCAGCGATGCCGATGATGCTGACATCGGCCCACGGAGGCGCGTAGTGCGCCCGCTTGGCAATGGTGCTGTCCGGGTTCTCGACCACGCGCACGTCGAGGCCCTTGATGCCGTCTGTGAGGCTGTCGACGAGGTCGCGGGGGGTGTCGCCGCGCATGGTTGGTGAATATGGTGATTGGTTGGGTACCTGTAGAAGTAGGGATGCGGTAGGCACAGATAGATGAGTACCCGAGAttcggcaacggcaacgggaGGACGGGAGGACGGGTATGTTGTGTTTCCCTCAGGGGCgttgggttggttggttggttggttggttggttgatgCCGTATGTACAGGAATATCGCTGTTCCGGTGGGagatgtaggtaggttgtaTAAATTGTAGAGTGTACAGATAAGGGTGGAATGTAGCGAGGTATAcctagataggtaggttTTATATCTCCAAGGGgtttggttgatgatgatgtgttgTGTTATCGTCTAGTGTCACCCCATCAACATCATTGGTTGCCTTTCTCTTGGGAGTTCAGGGTCCTTTGAAAGGATAAGAGTTCCACTTGGCCGCTGGTTCGAGGAGATCCGACGGGACTGATTGATGCAAGGCGGAAAAGGAGGCGGTTTTCCTGGTGAGAAAATGCGGTCGGTCACTGCAGGTCTTGTCcaaaagaagcaaaaaaagCAGGAGGACGACTGGAGGAGAAAGTGAAACCTTGAACTGgagggttgatgatgatggtgaaggGGGTGTGTCTAGAACCTTTTTGAGAACAGAACAAAAATGCAGTGCACGATCCAcgagtcgagtcgagtcCGGACGAAACACGCGACCACTTTTGGCGGCTGCTTTCAGTTCGTTCACACTCCAAAAACCCTCACACGACacacaccacccacccacggGCATCCAAAAAAATGCAAATGTTTTTCTGACCCAACGTTCTGGACTGCTGCCATCCACCGTGACCCCTCCCAACCCACTGGCACTGGATCAAGGACCCCACGATATCAAAGAAGCTGGACATGCCGCCCGATGTCACCCCAAGACAAGGCTGTCCCCTCTTGTCCACCTGCTGCTTATCAACCAATCACCCTCGTGCCGCATGCAACCTTGCTGTGGCTTGACATTTGATCAGATGCGCCACACAGCAAGGCCTCGCTGCGACACGTGCAAGTGCGCACCACTttggggttagggttaggacATATTCTCACTCGACACGACAATACAAACATGTCTACGGCAAAAGAGAGAGGAGCAGAACGGACTGGCAACAATCACATTGTAGATAACCAAAAGATGTACACGGcgtaagaagaaaaagatgaaaaaaaaacatacaacaccagggattcgctggtcgtcaccgacccaactactagtctggccctcattggcttatctatgggagagcggacgggatcccgagttttccagtgggtatggtcgtatgtgatCATCTGTATCCAATTCACTGCCTATAAGCTAGCATCAGACCATTAGCTGTCCCACGACTTGCATCAACCTATTCCAAAAGCTTCAACCAGCAACGCAACTCCATGGCCATCACTCAGTGAATCCAACTCGATCTGATACAGAATGTCCTCACTACGCAGTCCCACGACGGATAGACCGAGTCTACCACGGACTAACCCCATACACACCAACGACCTTTCCAGCATCAACATCCCTCTCACCCTTTACGACCGCTGCCACTCGGTTTCCCCCTTCGGCCGGTTCCGCCGCCCCTCTATTCCTCAGCGACGCAGCATCACCCGTAAAGTTAGTGGCGCACAGTCCGGGATCCGCACCAATGACGAGGACCCCTTCCGGCTTGAGTCTTGCAGAGTACTACACCAAGGGGAAAGTTAACCACCCGTGACTGAGACTTTGAGTACCTAAAAAAGGAGGAAACTGACCATAGTCATAAGCATATTCAACGCCGCCTTACTAGTCCGATACTCTGTTCCGTGCGGGCTGTAGTACGGAGACGCCGGGTCCGCCGCGTGAGTGATGGATCCCATGCTTGAACTCACAAACACCAAGCGCGGCGGCCTGTGTTCCGCCTTGCGCAGCAGGTTGAGAAACGCCTCAGTCACAGCCAGAGCGCCGACCACGTTGGTCTCGAGGACGCGCCGGAGCGCCAGGGCCGTGGGCGGGCTGGCTGTCGAGATGATGCCTGCGTTGTTCACCAGTACGTCGAGCCTGCCGAAGTCGGCTGCCACATGCTCGACTGCGGCTGCGATGGACACTTCGTCCGTCACGTCCAGAGAGACCGACGAGGCGGTGCCCTTTGTTGCCTTTACGCTGTCCCCGGCTCCAGCTTGTAGCAGGGTTTGAGCTGCCGCCTCACCTTTGCTGATGTCGCGGCTGCCGAGAATGACGTGGTAGTCGGCTGAGGAGTGAACTAGACTTTTGGCTGTCTCGTAGCCGATTCCTTGGTTTGCGCCTGCCCTGGATGTTTTAGTCTCGTTGTTCACTCGAGGAAGCCAAATGGTTTCTCGTACCGGTGATCAAGACAACTGTCTTTTCGGGATGAAACATGGctacaggtacctaggtagaggtaagtaggaaACTCTTGTAGAGATGCTTGAGAGATTCAACTTAATGAGGTGGAGCAGATGCAATGAAAAGGGTGGTACGTCTTCAAACGGAGATAGTTATGTATGGGCAATCCAAACAAATGACGGGGAAGAGGGCTCAGTGAAGTATAAGCGCAAAAGAAGAGATCACAGGCTTGCTACCGGAGATAACGTTGCAAAATCCGACTTACACAATCCCACCCATAGGAGGAGCCCCTAATCACACACAGTACCTCGTGTTGTTTTCGCTAAACTAGCTACAGACACTGGGAAGAATGTGCAAGGCCAGAACAGGAAGAAAGCGGCCGGAGTGTGCGTGGTCAGTGCTACTACGAGCACCGGCAAGAAGATTTGACGAGAGGTCCTCCTAGCTGCGGGCGTCTTTCGTACGCCGAAGCTGCTTAGCCTTGGGAGTTGGCCGGGAGATTTTGAACCGCTTCGACAGTTTCACAGTGGCTGGAGGAGTTCATCAACTCAAATGATACAGCTATGAACCCGCTGGTGGATATCCGGTACCGCGATACGGCGTCGATTAGTTGTAAAATGGTCAGCACAATCTCACCTCCATCTCCCTTAGCAACCCAGCCAGCGGTGTCCACTCAGCTTTGTACTCCTCCTTTTTCAGATGCAAATCCATCTTGTGTACGCGTTCATACATCCTTTCCGGTCGTCCATTCAACATCCTCGTAACGggcttcaacaacaacgccaaCAGAGACCTGTTCGGCTCGCCCGAATAAGCCTTTCCTGCTAGTATCAGGGCGAGAGCCTGTACCTCTTCTCCCTTGCCAGTACGGCCTCCAGGTTCCGCAACCTCCAACAAACCCCTCGGAAAGCCAATTGACTTCCCTTCCATAAACTGCGGCCATGTAAACGTCCACTCCCCAAACTTCCTCCACCAAGACTCGTTATTCTCCTCGCCATCGCGCCACTTGAGCCTCATATCCAGCACGGTTCCCCTGATAACTAGACGTGCGGGGATTTTATGAGCGGCATTTCGTGCCAGCTCTAAGATCTCTTTGTTGTCTCGCTCCCAATCTAGTCGCCTCCATTTCGTTGCGTTCGGTGCGTGTGCGAGACTTGGACCAGCTTCAACCTCGTACTCTACATGAATCTTGGTGCGGCTATCGAACATCTTGGAAAACAATCTGTCGCGCTCGACTATACATGTCTTCCAGCCCGCCCACGTCCAGCTGAAGAATACCGGCCTCCGGAACTGTGACCGCTGTTGCAGTAGCTGTGAAGGATCGCTGTCGAATTTGCGGAAGTGGTGCCAGGAATCGGTCCAGAGGAGGCTTTCAACTAGTTTGTAGGTGAGACTAGTCGTTACATCCACCTCCATTTTTAGGGGCAGTTTTGGGTTCGGATCTATGCTTCCCGGGGCCACGTTCTCATATGTTTCCCAAAAAGTCCGCAACTCACAAGTCCACAACCTTTGCTCGTTTGATTCATTCCACTCCGGCTGGAAAGGAGCAATGGGCATGCcgtagaagaaggagatcCCGTCCCCTTTGTGTATGTTCGACTTTTCCGCTGTGTACATCCCAAAGAtaccagcaacagcatcgaGCGTGTCGGCATCAAACGAAAGCTGTCTCCGGCAAAAGGACTTGATTCGATCCCAGACGGTGTCAGAATTGGACCAATCCGTTATTCGACGGGGGAAAATGAAGCCAAAGTCTGACTCTTCGTCATCCAGGGAGAGGCAGCGGATCTCGTCAaacttgtccttgtcctcaCCGCTAGGGTCATCAGGAATCGGCAACGACAAGACCTCGTCCCCATGCATCTCGTAACACTGAAAGTACACCATCTGGTCCGTAAACACCAGCCTTCGCCTAGACAGGAGTCCCTCCTGGAACGTCCAGCCGCGGGTATGCCACTTTGAGTCCGTGATGGCGACTCTTGGCCTTTCGTATAACGCCAGGGAAATTCCTTTTCCTTGGGCAGCAGCCCCAACTTGAACAGTAAGCTGTTCGGCCCTCCAACGCTCGCTAACCCCCGGCAGCCCATATTCGGGTCCCTCGCCAGCGGCGGCAATGATGGTCAACACGGAGCGGGAGTAGATGTGGCCCATGTTCTCGATCTGGATCTGCTTGGCTGGCAGGTCGTCCTGCGGGATGCAGTACCGGTCGATCCAGAGGTACCTGTACCCAAGGCGCTGGACGACTTGAATCGTGTCACTGATGGTTAGCGGTAGGGAGGCTGGCAGGGACAGTTGTTGTCGAGAGCCAGAAGGGTGCTTGATCTTGACTGGCCCTTCAAAGGGACCTTGGCCCCAGACATAACTGAGCGTGACGTATTCTGGTGGTGTCAGTGACTGCCCTCCACGAGAAGTACTGCCGGAAAGGGAGGCAAAAGACACAATGTTTCCCGTGGTGCAGTCGATGACTTGAAACCCGGGGATGTGGCCTGTTCCTACTACACCACCCTCGTCGGCCTCATGGGAGTCGCACCATACATGTCCGGACCGGCAAAGCTGCAGCCACTCCTCAACGAGGCGGTAGTTAACCTTGTCGGGAATGATTTTTCTAGCCAGCAGCCCACCGCCCATTTCTTTAGCTCTTGTCAGCATTGTCGTCATCGAAGAAGACGAGTGGTCATGGTCGACAAGACGCAAAATCGCATGTCCATTGCTCTGGGTATCGAACCGCGCAGGCCACCGGGCCCCGACGATTTGCAATGCCACAACATCGTGCACATAATCTTTTGAAGGTGagtctttcttcccttcatcGACATGTCGCAGTCGAAAGCCTTGCAAGGAGTGGAACCACTTTAAAAAGACGCCCATTCGATCCATGCCTTTCATCTTCGCAATATCTTTTGAGCGGATCTGACACTCGAGGTAGAAAGTGCAAAAAGCAcacgttgttgtcgtcgctgTTGGGTCGCCGGAGCTTGGCCAGCCATGCGGCCCCCGGGCATTGAGTGCGGTAAAACAGTTGCATGTTGGTCTCTGGGCTTGGTCAACGGGAAGACGGTGACTTGTGAAGATGGAGACAAAATCAATTCGGCTGCATGCTTCGCAGAGCTGCGCTGTCCCAGAGGATTCTAGTCCCGTCATGTGTGGCAGCGAAGGCTACAAGTACTTGGACTCTTGTGCCCACTAACTTCCTATAACAATAAGGGCAGTGACCAGATGAAGCTCCAGGTGGAAAcaaagaagataaagaagtaTGTGAAGTCTGGAGAGGAGCAGACTGCTCTCAAAGCCTGAGGAGATGGGGTTCACATTCACGAATTCTCGTGGCCAACCCGCCTGTCAACTACCTCCGTCTTTACGGGCTTTCCATTTGTGGATGCCCTCCTTCCCTCTGTGGCTGTGTCGACCTTTCCATAGCCTTGCGCTCCTTCCATATTGTCGTGATGATCCGTTTGTTTACTTACGTGCTAGTCTCGCTACTTGTGTACAAGTGGTGTAGTGCAGTGGTTCTTCCATGCGGAGATGTGCGGGGTAGGCGTTCTGCCATGCCGGCCCAGGCACAAGCCCGTTGGTTCCGAGTCCCAACACCATTCGCTGGAGCTGTCTGAACGGCTTGATAAAGTGACTGAGTATCTTGGATGATCCGGCCGTGTCATCGCGAGCTTCTCCTTCGGAGGTCAGAGGTTAGGTACCTGTAGGGCGAACAGGTAGATGCTCAGCTCGAGGCAGCGATTTCGTAGTGGATATCCTCACACTCCAACACGGTCGGTTAGGTTTATCTGCGGGTCGGGGCACAAGCAGTTGCCCCGCCAAACTGGTCACTCACAACTTGAAAGGGAAGCTCGAACACAACGGATTGAGCACGGGCCGCATTTGCTTCCGAAACGAACTTTGACCTTTTCCGTTCGTTGGTTCAATTCTGCCGTCTGCTCCCACTCGGCTCCAACTCCACGTCGATAGTATCCGCAATTTCTTCACGTCCACCCCCATCTGCGAAAAAAACTATTTCTACGCCGAAACTCTGCGTCATCCCaagtttcttcttttctaattCTATCTCTTCCAACCACAACCGGGTTTCCGGTTTCGGTCCACCCACCCCCCTCTACCGCTCGCGCGTGTGGCATTCGGCGACTTCACCAGTGTGCTGGCACACGTGAAAGAAGACCGATGCGGCAGTTTGACTAGCAGCGTTCTGGCTCATCCACCCTTCGTCGTCGATACCCGTCTGCTTCATTGCTCCCACGGGCCGGCTGGTTTGAGCCTCTTTTGACCTCTCGCcctaccatcaccaccatccaacGCCATCGGCAATCACCAATAATGGACCTTCACCGCCGCGTCCAATCCCAGACTTCCTCAACTTCGACTGCAACTCCCTCCAAACATGCCTTTGAAACGAGGGTGGCCGACGTCAAGTCGCCAAAGAGGTaagcttcttctttctctatCCTCCCCCACACTGCACCCAGCAACATGATGATCGCATTTAATGGGAATCTCTCTGATATCCATGAGGAGAAACTCTGCATCTTATCTCGTAAAAGCCTGAACACTGCTGTATTCTTTTGTCTTTTCATCAAAGCCACCATCACACACATTGTTTGGCATTGGACAATGGCTAACAGCATGACAGTGACATCAATGCTTTGATCCTCGACTACCTGATGATGGAGGGATATCCCAAGGCCGCCGAAAAGTTCCAGAAAGAGGCAAACTTGAAGCCCAGGCAGGAAGACCCTACCATCAATGCTCGTCAGCAGATCCAGCACGCCATCCATGTTGGAGACATCCAAAAGGCCATCTCTGACCTGAATGAACTCGACCCTGGTGTAGGTTCACCCCCCCTCTACTCTTTacactccttccttcccttgaGATGATTAGAACACGAGTTTCAATCATGCACCACGCATAAGCCTTCCGGTGAACCTTTGGGTTGGCTTTCGGGTCGACCTTTGGGCTAGCCTTCGGGCTCTTTGATGAGAACCAACCACTTCTTTATGATTCCTCAACCATACATCAACTTTTCTGTCATGCATTCAAGTCTTGTCGGACCTTGACTAACAGAGTTGCTTAGATTCTGGACAGTGATCCTCATCTGCATTTTTCCCTGCTTCGGTTGCAGCTTATTGAGCTCATCCGCAACGCCAGAGGATATGATCCCTCGGCAGCGATCAACTTTGCCCAGGAGAAGCTTGCCCCTCGTGCTGCCTCCAACGAGCAGTTCCTGAAGGAGCTCGAGAAAACGATGGCCTTGCTCATCTTCCCGGCTGATAAGCTCCAGCCCGACCTGGCCGCGCTCCTCCACTCTGACCTGCGCCGTAACACGGCAGCTCAAGTGAACGAGGTAGTCCTGCAACGACACACGGAGCGGCGTGAAGCTGCCATCCGTCAACTTGTTCGCATGCGTGCATGGGCCGAGGCATCGTGTCGGTCCAAGAAGAGAAACCTTCCTGACCGTATCGAGCTTGGTCTCAACGGGGATGATAATGGGCATGACCCCATGGTCACAACTTAAAGCCTTGATGCGCCTTTAGGCTTTGGGGGTTTGCCTTTTGCTTTTTgggcttttttttcttatacATGACTGgcgttttattattataactgGAGGTTCAACGGGTTGAAGCATGCTGAAGGCGTTAGGACAGGCGGTAGAACACGACGCCTTGGGTTGTTAATGAGGCAGAAAGTATTGCCAGCGATTGGGGCATCGCACTATTATTATCATCCGGAGAGGGGGTTATAGCACTTGGTGCTCTATTGACACAATACAGTAATGTTTTGACGGTCAACCTatgttcttcttctgcctctTGCTGTCTCAAGTGCCATGTTGACATGCCCATAACTCTGGAGATGTCAGGGTGTTCCTGATAGACTACGAATAAAGAGTGTCTACACGCAGACCCACATTTGCACTTCCATCTCTAGAGCCTCATGCTTCCATCGTGTTGACCACCCCCTTTTTATCCTCCAGTCTCAAGCACGAACAGCCTGCTCATGTCTTCCGATATCCGTGCTCTCTTGTTGACCTGGTTTCGCTCTGTACTACCAACATTTGCTTTAGCTATTATGTTAACTCCGGTCTCTTCAAGTCTGTTCCTCTCGAACAAAGAGCATCCATAGTCAATCCTTTTACACAACAGAGATgcggaggaaaagggaagtatCATGTTGTAAAAAAACGAAATGCTTGCTCTAGGTTTCATTTCTCTTATATGGTTCCGTGTTTCCCATATTTGTCGAAGACAGTCCGTCTCAGAGGTTTCCGttcttccctctttcttctttgttgttggtcgGTTCCTGTAGCAATCCTTCACAGAGGTTCAGTTGATCCCTCTTTTCCTGTATCTTCCCTCTCAACatcccccttcctttccgCAGAACGTATGCCCTGCTTCTTCCCACCCCTCTTCCACAGGACATTTACTTGGTCCTGACAatcttcaacttcttggGGCTATACAAAAAGTTGTTGGCGTACGCCTTGGGCGTAAAGTGGCGCTGGTTCGGCTCCTGCACAAAGTACTCGTACCCTTGCTTCTCGGCAAACTGaatggcctcctccttggtgcGGAAGGTCAGGTGCGTGCCCTGCACAAAGTCGCCCGACGATTGCCAGCCCATCAGCTCGTTTTCCCAGCGGTGGCCCTTTTCGAGCACGTCCCAGTCCATGCGCCAGAGGACGCGGCTGTTGGAGGATTGGGTGGCGGGTTTGGAAGGAAGGTAGATGCTGGGTGCGTGGTTAGCCTGTGTTGtttgttttatttattagagggAGATAACGTACCGAACAGTGCGGGCT belongs to Neurospora crassa OR74A linkage group IV, whole genome shotgun sequence and includes:
- a CDS encoding CTLH domain-containing protein, which encodes MDLHRRVQSQTSSTSTATPSKHAFETRVADVKSPKSDINALILDYLMMEGYPKAAEKFQKEANLKPRQEDPTINARQQIQHAIHVGDIQKAISDLNELDPGILDSDPHLHFSLLRLQLIELIRNARGYDPSAAINFAQEKLAPRAASNEQFLKELEKTMALLIFPADKLQPDLAALLHSDLRRNTAAQVNEVVLQRHTERREAAIRQLVRMRAWAEASCRSKKRNLPDRIELGLNGDDNGHDPMVTT